From Astatotilapia calliptera chromosome 19, fAstCal1.2, whole genome shotgun sequence, a single genomic window includes:
- the cdkn3 gene encoding cyclin-dependent kinase inhibitor 3, whose product MRTSEFDSSSEDEVGEEELTPLHISWLPLSIVGCPQFLGICALPGCKYKEIRRCLQRDIEELQNQGVQDVFVFCTRGELSKYRVPSLLEVYQQRGFRVHHMPFLDGDAPELNQCCQILDELQISLKNDRRTVIHCYGGLGRSALIAACLLLQLSSTMTPNKAIEILRHHRGGGAIQTVRQYNFLHEFREKYTAYQSESEARSERSVSR is encoded by the exons ATGAGGACAAGCGAGTTTGACTCTTCATCTGAAGATGAGGTCGGAGAAGAGGAGCTGACTCCACTGCACATCTCCTG GTTGCCGCTATCCATAGTAGGGTGCCCGCAGTTTCTTGGAATATGTGCACTACCAG GttgcaaatacaaagaaatccGCAGATGTCTGCAAAGAGATATTG AGGAGCTCCAGAACCAGGGGGTGCaggatgtgtttgttttctgcacAAGAGGAGAGCTTAGCAAATACAGGGTTCCCTCACTGCTGGAGGTCTACCAGCAGCGGGGCTTCAGGGTTCACCACATGCCTTTTCTAGATGGAGACGCACCTGAGCTGAACCAGTGCTGCCAGATCCTTGATGAGCTGCAGATCAGCCTCAAGAATGACAGGAGGACGGTGATCCA CTGCTACGGGGGCCTGGGACGCTCAGCATTAA TCGCTGCCTGCCTGCTGCTTCAGCTCTCTTCCACAATGACGCCAAACAAAGCCATCGAAATCCTCAGGcaccacagaggaggaggagcaataCAAACAGTGAGG cAATACAACTTCCTTCACGAGTTTCGGGAAAAGTACACAGCCTACCAAAGTGAAAGTGAAGCTCGCTCGGAGCGCTCGGTGTCTCGGTGA